In Drosophila yakuba strain Tai18E2 chromosome X, Prin_Dyak_Tai18E2_2.1, whole genome shotgun sequence, a single genomic region encodes these proteins:
- the LOC6524563 gene encoding chondroitin sulfate synthase 2 isoform X2: MRRPVTALNRNHYFVIGLLLGLLLSWHIPQDIWEEECPEEAAENLLIERFGQEFEPHLNLINKPLAAKKPVKNVIRPRYYSSELGIREKLFIGVMTSQEHINTFATAFNRTTAHLVNKIKFFIYADSVKTNYKLKNIVGFTDTRESRRPFHVVKYIADNYLDEYDYFLLVPDTVYVDARKLVKLLYHMSITFDLYMGGARIGLDPPGGGGGGGASASIDGGDGQSNEPPANEDEAPGASDRNYCSLEAGILLSSSVIRKMRNNLERCVRIGSTSDHSVNIGRCVKYASRVAGCQESFQGMRQFSYALDAPGRRHREFSELAKEEAFRNASTVYPVQTPEDFYRLHAYYSKHHLEKVQERGYALEQKSYRIANGSISNKILEIRWPLGVPPPSAPETRHDILTWQLLNGTHSFLPNGNAEHALATLSRIEAQDFAKVLEIALQYAALKHPRLSYHSLHSAYRKFDATRGMDYQLHLNLQEGSGRSRRLVVKSFEVVKPLGRVEVVPSPYVTESTRIAMLVPAFEHQVPDALLFVEQYERICMQNQDNTFLLLIFMYRLDSPSKGDEDPFKALKTLALDLSSKYKTDGSRIAWVSIRLPEQLSEPVNSQDWLLHASMYGPRQLLSLVVADLALPKLGLESLVLLATPGMVFKADFLNRVRMNTIQGFQVYAPIGFQMYPCRWAQFCRECDTCDVSQSSGYFDRHNHDVIAFYSRDYVQARKLLHPQGLPIIRSDLDIDQLLLQPGEETRPPGVESILDMFVAAQHSVHILRGVEPNLRFGQDVRNHLARGGTLPQSVPERCGREQCIHLASRKQIGDAIIRYEDKSIQHK, from the exons GTGAAGAATGTGATTCGACCGCGCTATTACTCCTCGGAGCTGGGCATCCGCGAGAAGCTCTTCATCGGGGTGATGACCTCGCAGGAGCACATCAACACCTTTGCGACGGCCTTCAATCGCACCACCGCCCACCTGGTCAACAAGATCAAGTTCTTCATTTACGCGGACAGTGTGAAGACCAACTACAAGCTGAAGAACATCGTTGGATTCACGGACACGCGCGAGAGCCGGCGACCGTTCCACGTGGTCAAGTACATTGCGGACAACTATCTGGATGAGTACGACTACTTTCTGCTGGTGCCCGACACCGTCTACGTGGATGCCCGCAAGCTGGTGAAGCTGCTCTACCACATGAGCATCACCTTTGACCTGTACATGGGTGGCGCTCGCATCGGTCTCGATCCTCcaggtggcggcggcggcggcggcgccAGTGCCTCCATCGATGGTGGCGATGGCCAGTCGAACGAGCCGCCGGCGAATGAGGATGAGGCTCCCGGGGCCAGTGATCGCAACTACTGTTCGCTGGAGGCGGGCATCCTGCTCAGCAGCAGCGTCATCCGCAAGATGCGCAACAATCTGGAGCGCTGCGTCCGGATCGGTAGCACCAGTGACCACAGTGTCAACATCGGGCGTTGCGTCAAGTACGCCAGTCGGGTGGCCGGCTGCCAGGAGAGCTTCCAG GGCATGCGGCAATTTAGCTACGCCTTGGATGCGCCGGGCCGCCGTCATCGCGAATTCAGCGAACTGGCCAAGGAGGAGGCCTTCCGCAATGCCAGCACCGTGTATCCCGTCCAAACGCCGGAGGACTTCTACCGCCTGCATGCCTACTACTCCAAG CACCACCTGGAGAAGGTGCAGGAGCGGGGCTATGCTCTGGAGCAGAAGTCGTACCGGATTGCCAATGGGAGCATATCGAACAAGATACTGGAGATCCGGTGGCCGCTGGGCGTGCCGCCGCCCAGTGCGCCGGAGACGCGCCACGACATCCTCACGTGGCAGCTGCTCAATGGGACGCACAGCTTCCTGCCCAATGGGAATGCGGAGCACGCGTTGGCGACGCTGTCGCGGATCGAGGCACAGGACTTTGCCAAGGTCCTGGAGATAGCACTGCAGTATGCGGCCCTCAAGCATCCGCGCCTGAGCTACCACAGCCTGCACAGTGCCTATCGGAAGTTCGATGCCACACGTGGCATGGACTACCAGCTGCATCTCAATCTGCAGGAGGGATCGGGTCGCAGTCGCCGACTTGTGGTCAAGAGCTTTGAGGTGGTGAAGCCATTGGGTCGCGTCGAGGTGGTACCCTCGCCCTACGTCACCGAGAGCACCAGAATTGCCATGTTGGTGCCCGCCTTCGAGCACCAGGTGCCGGATGCTCTGCTGTTTGTGGAACAGTACGAAAGGATTTGCATGCAAAACCAGGACAATACcttcctgctgctg ATCTTCATGTACCGCCTGGACTCGCCCAGCAAGGGCGACGAGGATCCCTTCAAGGCATTGAAGACGCTGGCCCTGGACTTGTCCTCAAAGTACAAAACGGATGGCTCCCGCATCGCCTGGGTGTCCATCCGTCTGCCGGAGCAGCTAAGCGAGCCGGTGAATTCGCAGGACTGGCTGCTGCACGCCTCCATGTATGGACCACGCCAGCTGCTCAGCCTGGTGGTTGCGGATCTGGCACTGCCCAAGCTGGGCCTCGAATCCCTCGTGCTCCTGGCCACTCCCGGCATGGTCTTCAAGGCGGACTTTCTGAACCGCGTGCGCATGAATACGATACAGGGCTTCCAGGTGTACGCCCCCATTGGCTTCCAGATGTATCCGTGCCGCTGGGCGCAGTTCTGTCGGGAGTGCGACACCTGCGACGTGAGTCAGAGCAGCGGCTACTTCGATCGCCACAACCACGACGTGATCGCTTTCTACAGCCGGGACTATGTCCAGG CGCGCAAGCTGCTGCATCCGCAGGGGCTGCCGATCATACGCAGCGACCTGGACATCGatcagttgctgctgcagccggGCGAGGAGACGCGACCGCCGGGCGTGGAAAGTATCCTCGACATGTTCGTGGCGGCACAGCACTCGGTGCATATACTGCGCGGCGTGGAGCCGAATCTGCGCTTCGGCCAGGATGTGCGGAACCACTTGGCGCGCGGTGGAACGCTGCCGCAGAGCGTGCCGGAACGCTGCGGTCGGGAGCAGTGCATCCATTTGGCGTCGCGCAAACAGATCGGCGACGCCATTATTCGCTACGAGGACAAAAGTATTCAACACAAATAG
- the LOC6524563 gene encoding chondroitin sulfate synthase 2 isoform X1 translates to MRRPVTALNRNHYFVIGLLLGLLLSWHIPQDIWEEECPEEAAENLLIERFGQEFEPHLNLINKPLAAKKPMRKFIRHRALFSVKNVIRPRYYSSELGIREKLFIGVMTSQEHINTFATAFNRTTAHLVNKIKFFIYADSVKTNYKLKNIVGFTDTRESRRPFHVVKYIADNYLDEYDYFLLVPDTVYVDARKLVKLLYHMSITFDLYMGGARIGLDPPGGGGGGGASASIDGGDGQSNEPPANEDEAPGASDRNYCSLEAGILLSSSVIRKMRNNLERCVRIGSTSDHSVNIGRCVKYASRVAGCQESFQGMRQFSYALDAPGRRHREFSELAKEEAFRNASTVYPVQTPEDFYRLHAYYSKHHLEKVQERGYALEQKSYRIANGSISNKILEIRWPLGVPPPSAPETRHDILTWQLLNGTHSFLPNGNAEHALATLSRIEAQDFAKVLEIALQYAALKHPRLSYHSLHSAYRKFDATRGMDYQLHLNLQEGSGRSRRLVVKSFEVVKPLGRVEVVPSPYVTESTRIAMLVPAFEHQVPDALLFVEQYERICMQNQDNTFLLLIFMYRLDSPSKGDEDPFKALKTLALDLSSKYKTDGSRIAWVSIRLPEQLSEPVNSQDWLLHASMYGPRQLLSLVVADLALPKLGLESLVLLATPGMVFKADFLNRVRMNTIQGFQVYAPIGFQMYPCRWAQFCRECDTCDVSQSSGYFDRHNHDVIAFYSRDYVQARKLLHPQGLPIIRSDLDIDQLLLQPGEETRPPGVESILDMFVAAQHSVHILRGVEPNLRFGQDVRNHLARGGTLPQSVPERCGREQCIHLASRKQIGDAIIRYEDKSIQHK, encoded by the exons GTGAAGAATGTGATTCGACCGCGCTATTACTCCTCGGAGCTGGGCATCCGCGAGAAGCTCTTCATCGGGGTGATGACCTCGCAGGAGCACATCAACACCTTTGCGACGGCCTTCAATCGCACCACCGCCCACCTGGTCAACAAGATCAAGTTCTTCATTTACGCGGACAGTGTGAAGACCAACTACAAGCTGAAGAACATCGTTGGATTCACGGACACGCGCGAGAGCCGGCGACCGTTCCACGTGGTCAAGTACATTGCGGACAACTATCTGGATGAGTACGACTACTTTCTGCTGGTGCCCGACACCGTCTACGTGGATGCCCGCAAGCTGGTGAAGCTGCTCTACCACATGAGCATCACCTTTGACCTGTACATGGGTGGCGCTCGCATCGGTCTCGATCCTCcaggtggcggcggcggcggcggcgccAGTGCCTCCATCGATGGTGGCGATGGCCAGTCGAACGAGCCGCCGGCGAATGAGGATGAGGCTCCCGGGGCCAGTGATCGCAACTACTGTTCGCTGGAGGCGGGCATCCTGCTCAGCAGCAGCGTCATCCGCAAGATGCGCAACAATCTGGAGCGCTGCGTCCGGATCGGTAGCACCAGTGACCACAGTGTCAACATCGGGCGTTGCGTCAAGTACGCCAGTCGGGTGGCCGGCTGCCAGGAGAGCTTCCAG GGCATGCGGCAATTTAGCTACGCCTTGGATGCGCCGGGCCGCCGTCATCGCGAATTCAGCGAACTGGCCAAGGAGGAGGCCTTCCGCAATGCCAGCACCGTGTATCCCGTCCAAACGCCGGAGGACTTCTACCGCCTGCATGCCTACTACTCCAAG CACCACCTGGAGAAGGTGCAGGAGCGGGGCTATGCTCTGGAGCAGAAGTCGTACCGGATTGCCAATGGGAGCATATCGAACAAGATACTGGAGATCCGGTGGCCGCTGGGCGTGCCGCCGCCCAGTGCGCCGGAGACGCGCCACGACATCCTCACGTGGCAGCTGCTCAATGGGACGCACAGCTTCCTGCCCAATGGGAATGCGGAGCACGCGTTGGCGACGCTGTCGCGGATCGAGGCACAGGACTTTGCCAAGGTCCTGGAGATAGCACTGCAGTATGCGGCCCTCAAGCATCCGCGCCTGAGCTACCACAGCCTGCACAGTGCCTATCGGAAGTTCGATGCCACACGTGGCATGGACTACCAGCTGCATCTCAATCTGCAGGAGGGATCGGGTCGCAGTCGCCGACTTGTGGTCAAGAGCTTTGAGGTGGTGAAGCCATTGGGTCGCGTCGAGGTGGTACCCTCGCCCTACGTCACCGAGAGCACCAGAATTGCCATGTTGGTGCCCGCCTTCGAGCACCAGGTGCCGGATGCTCTGCTGTTTGTGGAACAGTACGAAAGGATTTGCATGCAAAACCAGGACAATACcttcctgctgctg ATCTTCATGTACCGCCTGGACTCGCCCAGCAAGGGCGACGAGGATCCCTTCAAGGCATTGAAGACGCTGGCCCTGGACTTGTCCTCAAAGTACAAAACGGATGGCTCCCGCATCGCCTGGGTGTCCATCCGTCTGCCGGAGCAGCTAAGCGAGCCGGTGAATTCGCAGGACTGGCTGCTGCACGCCTCCATGTATGGACCACGCCAGCTGCTCAGCCTGGTGGTTGCGGATCTGGCACTGCCCAAGCTGGGCCTCGAATCCCTCGTGCTCCTGGCCACTCCCGGCATGGTCTTCAAGGCGGACTTTCTGAACCGCGTGCGCATGAATACGATACAGGGCTTCCAGGTGTACGCCCCCATTGGCTTCCAGATGTATCCGTGCCGCTGGGCGCAGTTCTGTCGGGAGTGCGACACCTGCGACGTGAGTCAGAGCAGCGGCTACTTCGATCGCCACAACCACGACGTGATCGCTTTCTACAGCCGGGACTATGTCCAGG CGCGCAAGCTGCTGCATCCGCAGGGGCTGCCGATCATACGCAGCGACCTGGACATCGatcagttgctgctgcagccggGCGAGGAGACGCGACCGCCGGGCGTGGAAAGTATCCTCGACATGTTCGTGGCGGCACAGCACTCGGTGCATATACTGCGCGGCGTGGAGCCGAATCTGCGCTTCGGCCAGGATGTGCGGAACCACTTGGCGCGCGGTGGAACGCTGCCGCAGAGCGTGCCGGAACGCTGCGGTCGGGAGCAGTGCATCCATTTGGCGTCGCGCAAACAGATCGGCGACGCCATTATTCGCTACGAGGACAAAAGTATTCAACACAAATAG